From the Lampris incognitus isolate fLamInc1 chromosome 10, fLamInc1.hap2, whole genome shotgun sequence genome, one window contains:
- the LOC130120150 gene encoding myosin-8-like isoform X2, producing the protein MSDAEMEIFGVAAPYLRKPERERIAAQNKQFDAKTAVYVADPKQEYVKGKIRGQDGSNVTVETGDGKVVVVSQDDIRPMNPPKFDKIEDMAMLTHLHEPAVLFNLKERYAAWMIYTYSGLFCVTVNPYKWLPVYNPEVVAGYRGKKRQEVPPHIFSISDNAYQYMLTDRENQSILITGESGAGKTVNTKRVIQYFATIASIGDSSKKESAASGRMKGTLEDQIIQANPLLEAFGNAKTVRNDNSSRFGKFIRIHFGTKGKLASADIETYLLEKSRVTFQLPAERSYHIFYQILSNKKPDLIEMLLITTNPYDYPFISQGEITVLSINDTEELMATDSAIDILGFNMEEKLGIYKLTGAVMHNGNMKFKQKQREEQAEPDGTEVADKVAYLMGLNSADLLKALCYPRVKVGNEYVTKGQTVQQVNNSMGALSKAVYEKLFLWMVTRINQQLDTKLPRQHFIGVLDIAGFEIFEMNSLEQLCINFTNEKLQQFFNHHMFVLEQEEYKKEGIEWEFIDFGMDLAACIELIEKPMGIFSILEEECMFPKATDGSFKNKLYDQHLGKNSIFQKPKLSKGRAEAHFSLVHYAGTVDYNISGWLEKNKDPLNDTVVQLYQKAALKLLSQLFATYATADGQNAGMRNKKNAKKKGSSFQTVSALFRENLNKLMANLRSTHPHFVRCIIPNETKTPGSMDHHLVLHQLRCNGVLEGIRICRKGFPSRILYGDFRQRYRILNASAIPEGQFIDSKKASEKLLSSIDVDHAQYKFGYTKVFFKAGLLGLLEEMRDERLAVLMTRIQAVARGYVTRLRFKEMSKKRESIFIIQYNIRSFMNVKNWPWMRLFFKIKPLLRSAAAEKEMQNMKEEFSRMKEEFSKSEARRKELEEKMVMLVQEKNDLYLQIQAERENLCDAEERCEGLIKSKIHLEAKVKEFSERLEEEEEVNAEITAKKRKLEDECSELKRDIDDLELTIAKVEKEKYATENKVKNLIEELTTLEENLMKSSKEIKALQEVHQQTLDDLQAEEDKVNSLTKIKIKLEQQVDDLEGSLEQEKKVRADLERSRRKLEGDLKLSQETIMDLEHERQQMDERLKKKDFELSSLQCKVEDEQVLSTQLQKKIKELQARIEELEEEIEAERSTRAKVEKQRSDLSRELEEISERLEEAGGATAAQVEMNKKREAEFQRLRRDLEESTLQHESIAATLRKKQADSVAELGEQIDNLQRVKQKLEKEKSELKMEIDDMVSNAETILKSKANMEKLCRSLEDQCSEYKARADEAQKSLSDNTTLSARLQTEHGELSRQLEEKEATLSQLNRVKSVGSQQIEELKRLLDEETKAKNALAHSLQSARHDCELLREQYEEEQEAKAELQRCMSKANSEVAQWRTKYETDAIQRTEELEEAKKKLAQRLQESEEMTEAGNAKCASLEKTKQRLQAEVEDLMVELERSNAANATLDKKQRIFDKVLAEWKQKYEESQSELEVSQRESRALSTELFKLKNSYEEALDHLESMKRENKNLQQEITDITEQVGQSAKTIHELEKAAKQTEQDKRDIQAALEEAESSLEHEEAKLLHLQLELNQIKSEVDRKLAEKDEEIDQLKRNHQRTVDTLQSTLDAETRSRNDAIRVKKKMEGDLNEMEIQLGHANRQAAETTKQLRNLQSQLKDTQVHLDEALHAQEDLKEQLAIVERRNTLILAELEEMRAALEQSERCRKLAEQELIDVNERIQLLHSQNTSLLSNKKKMESDIAQLQSEMEDTVQEARNADEKAKKAIMDAAMMAEELKKEQDTSAHVERMKKNLEATVKDLQQRLDEAEQIVLKGGKKELQKLESRVRELENELEAEQKRSCEAMKGMRKYERKIKELTYQGEEEKKNVARLQDLVNKLQLKVKAYKRQCEEAEEQTSIHLAKIRKVQHELEEAEERADIAESQVNKLRAKSRDVGGKGE; encoded by the exons TCATCCAATATTTTGCAACAATTGCATCCATCGGTGACTCCAGTAAGAAGGAGAGCGCTGCCAGTGGTAGAATGAAG ggCACTCTGGAGGATCAAATCATCCAGGCCAACCCACTGCTGGAGGCTTTTGGAAATGCCAAGACTGTGAGAAATGACAACTCTTCTCGTTTT GGAAAATTCATTCGCATCCACTTTGGAACAAAGGGGAAGCTGGCATCAGCTGATATTGAAACTT ACCTTCTGGAAAAATCCAGGGTAACTTTTCAGCTTCCGGCAGAGCGGAGCTATCACATCTTTTATCAGATCTTGTCAAACAAGAAGCCAGATTTAATCG AAATGCTGCTCATAACCACCAATCCATACGACTACCCTTTTATCAGCCAGGGTGAGATCACTGTGCTAAGCATCAATGATACAGAGGAGCTGATGGCCACGGAT AGTGCCATTGACATCCTGGGCTTCAACATGGAGGAGAAGCTGGGCATCTACAAGCTGACCGGTGCTGTGATGCATAACGGCAACATGAAGTTCAAGCAGAAGCAGCGAGAAGAGCAGGCCGAGCCCGATGGCACTGAAG TGGCTGACAAAGTCGCTTATCTCATGGGCCTAAACTCTGCCGACCTGCTGAAAGCCCTGTGTTACCCCAGAGTGAAGGTTGGGAACGAATATGTTACCAAAGGGCAAACCGTCCAGCAG GTGAACAATTCGATGGGTGCCCTGTCTAAGGCAGTGTATGAGAAGCTGTTCCTGTGGATGGTCACCAGGATAAACCAGCAGCTCGACACCAAACTGCCAAGGCAGCATTTTATTGGTGTCTTGGATATTGCGGGGTTTGAGATTTTTGAG ATGAACAGCCTGGAGCAGCTGTGCATCAACTTTACAAACGAGAAGCTGCAACAGTTTTTCAACCATCACATGTTCGTGTTGGAGCAAGAGGAATACAAAAAGGAAGGGATCGAGTGGGAGTTCATTGACTTTGGCATGGACTTGGCGGCCTGCATTGAGCTCATTGAGAAG CCGATGGGTATTTTCTCCATCCTTGAAGAGGAGTGCATGTTTCCTAAGGCGACTGACGGCTCCTTCAAGAACAAGTTGTATGACCAGCACCTTGGAAAGAACAGCATCTTCCAGAAACCCAAGCTGTCCAAAGGCCGGGCCGAAGCCCATTTCTCTCTGGTGCACTATGCCGGCACCGTGGACTACAACATCAGCGGCTGGCTGGAGAAAAACAAGGACCCGCTGAACGACACGGTGGTCCAGCTTTACCAAAAGGCCGCCCTGAAACTGCTGTCTCAGCTATTTGCCACATACGCCACCGCTGATGGTCA AAATGCTGGAATGAGAAA TAAGAAAAATGCTAAGAAAAAGGGCTCCTCTTTCCAAACCGTTTCTGCACTTTTCAGG GAAAACCTCAACAAGCTTATGGCTAACCTCAGATCCACACATCCGCACTTTGTACGATGCATTATCCCCAATGAGACCAAGACACCAG GGTCCATGGATCACCATCTCGTTCTGCACCAGCTGCGCTGTAACGGTGTGCTGGAGGGAATCAGGATTTGCAGGAAGGGATTCCCCAGCAGGATTCTCTACGGAGACTTCAGGCAGAG ATACAGAATCCTGAATGCCAGTGCAATCCCTGAGGGGCAGTTTATCGACAGCAAAAAGGCTTCAGAGAAACTGCTCTCCTCTATCGATGTGGACCATGCCCAGTATAAGTTCGGATACACAAAG GTGTTTTTCAAGGCTGGTCTTCTGGGTCTCTTGGAGGAGATGAGAGATGAACGTCTGGCGGTGCTGATGACACGGATCCAGGCTGTGGCCAGGGGTTATGTCACCAGGCTGAGGTTTAAGGAGATGTCAAAGAAAAG GGAGTCCATCTTTATcatccagtacaacatccgctcTTTCATGAACGTGAAGAACTGGCCTTGGATGAGGCTTTTCTTCAAAATAAAGCCGCTGCTGCGAAGTGCAGCAGCAGAAAAGGAGATGCAGAACATGAAAGAGGAGTTCTCACGCATGAAAGAGGAGTTCTCCAAGTCCGAGGCCAGGAGGAAGGAGCTGGAGGAGAAAATGGTGATGCTTGTACAGGAGAAGAATGACCTCTATCTACAAATTCAGGCA GAGCGAGAGAACCTCTGCGATGCTGAGGAGAGGTGTGAAGGCTTGATAAAGAGCAAGATACACCTGGAGGCCAAAGTCAAAGAGTTCTCTGAGAGGctcgaggaagaagaggaagtcaATGCTGAAATCACCGCTAAAAAGAGGAAGCTGGAGGACGAGTGTTCGGAGCTCAAGAGGGACATAGATGACCTCGAGCTTACCATTGCCAAGGTGGAGAAGGAAAAATATGCAACAGAAAATAAG GTGAAGAATTTGATAGAAGAACTCACCACGCTGGAGGAAAACCTGATGAAGTCATCGAAGGAGATCAAGGCCTTGCAAGAGGTACATCAGCAGACCTTGGATGACCTTCAGGCTGAGGAGGATAAAGTTAACTCTCTcacaaaaatcaaaatcaagcTGGAGCAACAGGTTGATGAC CTTGAGGGGTCTCTGGAGCAGGAAAAGAAGGTGCGTGCAGATTTGGAAAGATCCAGAAGAAAACTCGAGGGGGATCTGAAGCTGTCTCAGGAAACCATCATGGACCTGGAGCATGAAAGACAACAAATGGATGAGAGGCTGAAAAA AAAGGACTTTGAACTCAGCAGTCTGCAGTGCAAAGTTGAGGATGAACAAGTGCTCAGCACTCAACTACAGAAGAAAATTAAAGAACTTCAG GCTCGCATTGAGGAGCTCGAAGAAGAAATCGAGGCTGAGCGCTCCACCCGGGCCAAGGTGGAGAAGCAGAGGTCGGATCTCTCCAGGGAACTTGAAGAGATCAGTGAGCGGCTCGAGGAGGCCGGAGGAGCCACCGCAGCTCAGGTCGAGATGAACAAGAAGCGCGAGGCCGAGTTCCAGCGACTACGCCGTGATCTTGAGGAGTCCACCCTGCAGCACGAGTCAATCGCCGCCACCCTGCGCAAGAAACAGGCTGACAGTGTCGCCGAACTGGGTGAACAGATAGACAACCTCCAGAGAGTCAAGCAGAAACTTGAGAAGGAGAAGAGTGAATTAAAAATGGAGATTGATGACATGGTCAGCAATGCAGAGACCATTCTGAAAAGCAAG GCTAACATGGAGAAACTGTGCAGGAGCCTTGAAGACCAGTGCAGTGAATATAAGGCCAGGGCAGATGAAGCCCAGAAGTCTCTGAGTGACAACACTACACTCAGTGCTCGTCTGCAAACAGAACATG GAGAACTTTCGCGGCAGCTGGAAGAAAAGGAAGCTACTCTTTCCCAGTTGAACAGGGTGAAATCTGTTGGGAGTCAACAAATTGAAGAGCTGAAGAGACTTCTGGATGAGGAAACTAAG GCAAAGAACGCCCTAGCTCACAGTTTGCAGTCGGCACGTCATGACTGTGAACTCCTCAGGGAGCAgtatgaggaggagcaggaggccaaAGCAGAGCTGCAGCGCTGCATGTCCAAGGCCAACAGTGAGGTGGCTCAGTGGAGAACCAAGTATGAGACCGATGCAATCCAGCGCACCGAGGAGCTCGAGGAGGCCAA GAAGAAGCTGGCCCAGCGACTCCAGGAGTCTGAGGAGATGACTGAGGCGGGCAACGCCAAGTGCGCTTCACTGGAGAAGACTAAACAAAGGCTGCAGGCGGAAGTGGAAGATCTCATGGTTGAGCTGGAGAGGTCGAATGCCGCCAATGCTACCTTGGACAAAAAACAGAGAATCTTTGATAAG GTTCTTGCTGAGTGGAAACAGAAGTATGAGGAAAGTCAGTCAGAGCTTGAAGTCTCTCAGAGAGAGTCGAGGGCTCTGAGCACAGAACTCTTCAAACTGAAAAACTCGTATGAGGAGGCTCTGGACCACTTGGAGAGCATGAAACGAGAGAATAAGAATCTCCAAC AGGAGATAACAGATATTACTGAACAAGTAGGACAGTCTGCGAAAACCATCCACGAACTGGAGAAGGCAGCAAAGCAAACTGAACAGGACAAAAGGGACATCCAAGCAGCTCTTGAGGAGGCGGAG TCCTCCCTTGAGCATGAGGAGGCCAAACTGCTACATCTTCAATTGGAGCTGAACCAGATTAAATCAGAAGTGGACAGAAAGTTGGCAGAGAAAGACGAAGAAATTGACCAACTCAAGAGGAACCACCAGAGAACGGTTGACACGTTGCAGAGCACGCTAGATGCTGAGACCCGCAGCAGGAATGATGCGATCCGGGTGAAGAAAAAGATGGAGGGGGACCTGAATGAGATGGAGATCCAGCTGGGCCATGCCAACCGCCAGGCGGCTGAGACCACCAAACAGCTCAGAAACCTCCagtctcaactcaag GACACTCAAGTCCATTTAGACGAAGCCCTGCATGCTCAGGAGGACCTAAAAGAGCAACTGGCCATTGTAGAGCGCCGCAACACTCTGATTTTGGCTGAGCTTGAGGAGATGAGGGCTGCCCTGGAGCAGTCAGAGAGGTGTCGTAAGTTGGCTGAACAAGAACTGATTGATGTCAATGAGAGGATCCAGCTGCTGCACTCTCAG AACACCAGCCTCCTGAGCAATAAAAAGAAGATGGAGTCCGACATAGCACAGCTGCAGTCAGAGATGGAGGACACTGTACAGGAGGCAAGGAACGCAGACGAAAAGGCCAAAAAAGCCATCATGGAT GCCGCCATGATGGCTGAGGAGCTGAAGAAAGAGCAGGACACCAGCGCTCATGTTGAGAGGATGAAGAAAAATCTGGAGGCTACAGTGAAGGACCTTCAGCAACGCCTGGATGAAGCAGAGCAGATTGTTCTGAAAGGCGGGAAGAAGGAACTGCAAAAACTGGAATCCAGG GTCCGCGAGTTGGAAAATGAACTCGAGGCAGAACAGAAACGAAGCTGCGAGGCCATGAAGGGAATGCGAAAGTATGAGAGAAAAATAAAAGAACTTACATACCAG GGTGAGGAGGAAAAGAAGAATGTGGCAAGGCTGCAGGACCTGGTCAACAAGCTGCAGTTGAAAGTGAAAGCATATAAACGACAGTGTGAGGAGGCG GAGGAGCAAACAAGCATTCATTTGGCCAAAATCCGGAAGGTGCAACATGAGCTTGAGGAAGCTGAGGAACGAGCAGATATCGCTGAATCCCAAGTGAACAAGTTACGAGCGAAGAGTCGTGATGTTGGTGGCAAAGGAGAATAG
- the LOC130120150 gene encoding myosin-8-like isoform X1, whose protein sequence is MSDAEMEIFGVAAPYLRKPERERIAAQNKQFDAKTAVYVADPKQEYVKGKIRGQDGSNVTVETGDGKVVVVSQDDIRPMNPPKFDKIEDMAMLTHLHEPAVLFNLKERYAAWMIYTYSGLFCVTVNPYKWLPVYNPEVVAGYRGKKRQEVPPHIFSISDNAYQYMLTDRENQSILITGESGAGKTVNTKRVIQYFATIASIGDSSKKESAASGRMKGTLEDQIIQANPLLEAFGNAKTVRNDNSSRFGKFIRIHFGTKGKLASADIETYLLEKSRVTFQLPAERSYHIFYQILSNKKPDLIEMLLITTNPYDYPFISQGEITVLSINDTEELMATDSAIDILGFNMEEKLGIYKLTGAVMHNGNMKFKQKQREEQAEPDGTEVADKVAYLMGLNSADLLKALCYPRVKVGNEYVTKGQTVQQVNNSMGALSKAVYEKLFLWMVTRINQQLDTKLPRQHFIGVLDIAGFEIFEMNSLEQLCINFTNEKLQQFFNHHMFVLEQEEYKKEGIEWEFIDFGMDLAACIELIEKPMGIFSILEEECMFPKATDGSFKNKLYDQHLGKNSIFQKPKLSKGRAEAHFSLVHYAGTVDYNISGWLEKNKDPLNDTVVQLYQKAALKLLSQLFATYATADDSTKKNAKKKGSSFQTVSALFRENLNKLMANLRSTHPHFVRCIIPNETKTPGSMDHHLVLHQLRCNGVLEGIRICRKGFPSRILYGDFRQRYRILNASAIPEGQFIDSKKASEKLLSSIDVDHAQYKFGYTKVFFKAGLLGLLEEMRDERLAVLMTRIQAVARGYVTRLRFKEMSKKRESIFIIQYNIRSFMNVKNWPWMRLFFKIKPLLRSAAAEKEMQNMKEEFSRMKEEFSKSEARRKELEEKMVMLVQEKNDLYLQIQAERENLCDAEERCEGLIKSKIHLEAKVKEFSERLEEEEEVNAEITAKKRKLEDECSELKRDIDDLELTIAKVEKEKYATENKVKNLIEELTTLEENLMKSSKEIKALQEVHQQTLDDLQAEEDKVNSLTKIKIKLEQQVDDLEGSLEQEKKVRADLERSRRKLEGDLKLSQETIMDLEHERQQMDERLKKKDFELSSLQCKVEDEQVLSTQLQKKIKELQARIEELEEEIEAERSTRAKVEKQRSDLSRELEEISERLEEAGGATAAQVEMNKKREAEFQRLRRDLEESTLQHESIAATLRKKQADSVAELGEQIDNLQRVKQKLEKEKSELKMEIDDMVSNAETILKSKANMEKLCRSLEDQCSEYKARADEAQKSLSDNTTLSARLQTEHGELSRQLEEKEATLSQLNRVKSVGSQQIEELKRLLDEETKAKNALAHSLQSARHDCELLREQYEEEQEAKAELQRCMSKANSEVAQWRTKYETDAIQRTEELEEAKKKLAQRLQESEEMTEAGNAKCASLEKTKQRLQAEVEDLMVELERSNAANATLDKKQRIFDKVLAEWKQKYEESQSELEVSQRESRALSTELFKLKNSYEEALDHLESMKRENKNLQQEITDITEQVGQSAKTIHELEKAAKQTEQDKRDIQAALEEAESSLEHEEAKLLHLQLELNQIKSEVDRKLAEKDEEIDQLKRNHQRTVDTLQSTLDAETRSRNDAIRVKKKMEGDLNEMEIQLGHANRQAAETTKQLRNLQSQLKDTQVHLDEALHAQEDLKEQLAIVERRNTLILAELEEMRAALEQSERCRKLAEQELIDVNERIQLLHSQNTSLLSNKKKMESDIAQLQSEMEDTVQEARNADEKAKKAIMDAAMMAEELKKEQDTSAHVERMKKNLEATVKDLQQRLDEAEQIVLKGGKKELQKLESRVRELENELEAEQKRSCEAMKGMRKYERKIKELTYQGEEEKKNVARLQDLVNKLQLKVKAYKRQCEEAEEQTSIHLAKIRKVQHELEEAEERADIAESQVNKLRAKSRDVGGKGE, encoded by the exons TCATCCAATATTTTGCAACAATTGCATCCATCGGTGACTCCAGTAAGAAGGAGAGCGCTGCCAGTGGTAGAATGAAG ggCACTCTGGAGGATCAAATCATCCAGGCCAACCCACTGCTGGAGGCTTTTGGAAATGCCAAGACTGTGAGAAATGACAACTCTTCTCGTTTT GGAAAATTCATTCGCATCCACTTTGGAACAAAGGGGAAGCTGGCATCAGCTGATATTGAAACTT ACCTTCTGGAAAAATCCAGGGTAACTTTTCAGCTTCCGGCAGAGCGGAGCTATCACATCTTTTATCAGATCTTGTCAAACAAGAAGCCAGATTTAATCG AAATGCTGCTCATAACCACCAATCCATACGACTACCCTTTTATCAGCCAGGGTGAGATCACTGTGCTAAGCATCAATGATACAGAGGAGCTGATGGCCACGGAT AGTGCCATTGACATCCTGGGCTTCAACATGGAGGAGAAGCTGGGCATCTACAAGCTGACCGGTGCTGTGATGCATAACGGCAACATGAAGTTCAAGCAGAAGCAGCGAGAAGAGCAGGCCGAGCCCGATGGCACTGAAG TGGCTGACAAAGTCGCTTATCTCATGGGCCTAAACTCTGCCGACCTGCTGAAAGCCCTGTGTTACCCCAGAGTGAAGGTTGGGAACGAATATGTTACCAAAGGGCAAACCGTCCAGCAG GTGAACAATTCGATGGGTGCCCTGTCTAAGGCAGTGTATGAGAAGCTGTTCCTGTGGATGGTCACCAGGATAAACCAGCAGCTCGACACCAAACTGCCAAGGCAGCATTTTATTGGTGTCTTGGATATTGCGGGGTTTGAGATTTTTGAG ATGAACAGCCTGGAGCAGCTGTGCATCAACTTTACAAACGAGAAGCTGCAACAGTTTTTCAACCATCACATGTTCGTGTTGGAGCAAGAGGAATACAAAAAGGAAGGGATCGAGTGGGAGTTCATTGACTTTGGCATGGACTTGGCGGCCTGCATTGAGCTCATTGAGAAG CCGATGGGTATTTTCTCCATCCTTGAAGAGGAGTGCATGTTTCCTAAGGCGACTGACGGCTCCTTCAAGAACAAGTTGTATGACCAGCACCTTGGAAAGAACAGCATCTTCCAGAAACCCAAGCTGTCCAAAGGCCGGGCCGAAGCCCATTTCTCTCTGGTGCACTATGCCGGCACCGTGGACTACAACATCAGCGGCTGGCTGGAGAAAAACAAGGACCCGCTGAACGACACGGTGGTCCAGCTTTACCAAAAGGCCGCCCTGAAACTGCTGTCTCAGCTATTTGCCACATACGCCACCGCTGATG ATTCAACTAAGAAAAATGCTAAGAAAAAGGGCTCCTCTTTCCAAACCGTTTCTGCACTTTTCAGG GAAAACCTCAACAAGCTTATGGCTAACCTCAGATCCACACATCCGCACTTTGTACGATGCATTATCCCCAATGAGACCAAGACACCAG GGTCCATGGATCACCATCTCGTTCTGCACCAGCTGCGCTGTAACGGTGTGCTGGAGGGAATCAGGATTTGCAGGAAGGGATTCCCCAGCAGGATTCTCTACGGAGACTTCAGGCAGAG ATACAGAATCCTGAATGCCAGTGCAATCCCTGAGGGGCAGTTTATCGACAGCAAAAAGGCTTCAGAGAAACTGCTCTCCTCTATCGATGTGGACCATGCCCAGTATAAGTTCGGATACACAAAG GTGTTTTTCAAGGCTGGTCTTCTGGGTCTCTTGGAGGAGATGAGAGATGAACGTCTGGCGGTGCTGATGACACGGATCCAGGCTGTGGCCAGGGGTTATGTCACCAGGCTGAGGTTTAAGGAGATGTCAAAGAAAAG GGAGTCCATCTTTATcatccagtacaacatccgctcTTTCATGAACGTGAAGAACTGGCCTTGGATGAGGCTTTTCTTCAAAATAAAGCCGCTGCTGCGAAGTGCAGCAGCAGAAAAGGAGATGCAGAACATGAAAGAGGAGTTCTCACGCATGAAAGAGGAGTTCTCCAAGTCCGAGGCCAGGAGGAAGGAGCTGGAGGAGAAAATGGTGATGCTTGTACAGGAGAAGAATGACCTCTATCTACAAATTCAGGCA GAGCGAGAGAACCTCTGCGATGCTGAGGAGAGGTGTGAAGGCTTGATAAAGAGCAAGATACACCTGGAGGCCAAAGTCAAAGAGTTCTCTGAGAGGctcgaggaagaagaggaagtcaATGCTGAAATCACCGCTAAAAAGAGGAAGCTGGAGGACGAGTGTTCGGAGCTCAAGAGGGACATAGATGACCTCGAGCTTACCATTGCCAAGGTGGAGAAGGAAAAATATGCAACAGAAAATAAG GTGAAGAATTTGATAGAAGAACTCACCACGCTGGAGGAAAACCTGATGAAGTCATCGAAGGAGATCAAGGCCTTGCAAGAGGTACATCAGCAGACCTTGGATGACCTTCAGGCTGAGGAGGATAAAGTTAACTCTCTcacaaaaatcaaaatcaagcTGGAGCAACAGGTTGATGAC CTTGAGGGGTCTCTGGAGCAGGAAAAGAAGGTGCGTGCAGATTTGGAAAGATCCAGAAGAAAACTCGAGGGGGATCTGAAGCTGTCTCAGGAAACCATCATGGACCTGGAGCATGAAAGACAACAAATGGATGAGAGGCTGAAAAA AAAGGACTTTGAACTCAGCAGTCTGCAGTGCAAAGTTGAGGATGAACAAGTGCTCAGCACTCAACTACAGAAGAAAATTAAAGAACTTCAG GCTCGCATTGAGGAGCTCGAAGAAGAAATCGAGGCTGAGCGCTCCACCCGGGCCAAGGTGGAGAAGCAGAGGTCGGATCTCTCCAGGGAACTTGAAGAGATCAGTGAGCGGCTCGAGGAGGCCGGAGGAGCCACCGCAGCTCAGGTCGAGATGAACAAGAAGCGCGAGGCCGAGTTCCAGCGACTACGCCGTGATCTTGAGGAGTCCACCCTGCAGCACGAGTCAATCGCCGCCACCCTGCGCAAGAAACAGGCTGACAGTGTCGCCGAACTGGGTGAACAGATAGACAACCTCCAGAGAGTCAAGCAGAAACTTGAGAAGGAGAAGAGTGAATTAAAAATGGAGATTGATGACATGGTCAGCAATGCAGAGACCATTCTGAAAAGCAAG GCTAACATGGAGAAACTGTGCAGGAGCCTTGAAGACCAGTGCAGTGAATATAAGGCCAGGGCAGATGAAGCCCAGAAGTCTCTGAGTGACAACACTACACTCAGTGCTCGTCTGCAAACAGAACATG GAGAACTTTCGCGGCAGCTGGAAGAAAAGGAAGCTACTCTTTCCCAGTTGAACAGGGTGAAATCTGTTGGGAGTCAACAAATTGAAGAGCTGAAGAGACTTCTGGATGAGGAAACTAAG GCAAAGAACGCCCTAGCTCACAGTTTGCAGTCGGCACGTCATGACTGTGAACTCCTCAGGGAGCAgtatgaggaggagcaggaggccaaAGCAGAGCTGCAGCGCTGCATGTCCAAGGCCAACAGTGAGGTGGCTCAGTGGAGAACCAAGTATGAGACCGATGCAATCCAGCGCACCGAGGAGCTCGAGGAGGCCAA GAAGAAGCTGGCCCAGCGACTCCAGGAGTCTGAGGAGATGACTGAGGCGGGCAACGCCAAGTGCGCTTCACTGGAGAAGACTAAACAAAGGCTGCAGGCGGAAGTGGAAGATCTCATGGTTGAGCTGGAGAGGTCGAATGCCGCCAATGCTACCTTGGACAAAAAACAGAGAATCTTTGATAAG GTTCTTGCTGAGTGGAAACAGAAGTATGAGGAAAGTCAGTCAGAGCTTGAAGTCTCTCAGAGAGAGTCGAGGGCTCTGAGCACAGAACTCTTCAAACTGAAAAACTCGTATGAGGAGGCTCTGGACCACTTGGAGAGCATGAAACGAGAGAATAAGAATCTCCAAC AGGAGATAACAGATATTACTGAACAAGTAGGACAGTCTGCGAAAACCATCCACGAACTGGAGAAGGCAGCAAAGCAAACTGAACAGGACAAAAGGGACATCCAAGCAGCTCTTGAGGAGGCGGAG TCCTCCCTTGAGCATGAGGAGGCCAAACTGCTACATCTTCAATTGGAGCTGAACCAGATTAAATCAGAAGTGGACAGAAAGTTGGCAGAGAAAGACGAAGAAATTGACCAACTCAAGAGGAACCACCAGAGAACGGTTGACACGTTGCAGAGCACGCTAGATGCTGAGACCCGCAGCAGGAATGATGCGATCCGGGTGAAGAAAAAGATGGAGGGGGACCTGAATGAGATGGAGATCCAGCTGGGCCATGCCAACCGCCAGGCGGCTGAGACCACCAAACAGCTCAGAAACCTCCagtctcaactcaag GACACTCAAGTCCATTTAGACGAAGCCCTGCATGCTCAGGAGGACCTAAAAGAGCAACTGGCCATTGTAGAGCGCCGCAACACTCTGATTTTGGCTGAGCTTGAGGAGATGAGGGCTGCCCTGGAGCAGTCAGAGAGGTGTCGTAAGTTGGCTGAACAAGAACTGATTGATGTCAATGAGAGGATCCAGCTGCTGCACTCTCAG AACACCAGCCTCCTGAGCAATAAAAAGAAGATGGAGTCCGACATAGCACAGCTGCAGTCAGAGATGGAGGACACTGTACAGGAGGCAAGGAACGCAGACGAAAAGGCCAAAAAAGCCATCATGGAT GCCGCCATGATGGCTGAGGAGCTGAAGAAAGAGCAGGACACCAGCGCTCATGTTGAGAGGATGAAGAAAAATCTGGAGGCTACAGTGAAGGACCTTCAGCAACGCCTGGATGAAGCAGAGCAGATTGTTCTGAAAGGCGGGAAGAAGGAACTGCAAAAACTGGAATCCAGG GTCCGCGAGTTGGAAAATGAACTCGAGGCAGAACAGAAACGAAGCTGCGAGGCCATGAAGGGAATGCGAAAGTATGAGAGAAAAATAAAAGAACTTACATACCAG GGTGAGGAGGAAAAGAAGAATGTGGCAAGGCTGCAGGACCTGGTCAACAAGCTGCAGTTGAAAGTGAAAGCATATAAACGACAGTGTGAGGAGGCG GAGGAGCAAACAAGCATTCATTTGGCCAAAATCCGGAAGGTGCAACATGAGCTTGAGGAAGCTGAGGAACGAGCAGATATCGCTGAATCCCAAGTGAACAAGTTACGAGCGAAGAGTCGTGATGTTGGTGGCAAAGGAGAATAG